In Actinomycetes bacterium, a single window of DNA contains:
- a CDS encoding LLM class flavin-dependent oxidoreductase, which translates to MTDYGHSLLFGSFITPSARAPQEVVSLAQLCERVGLDLVTFQDHPYQPGFLDTWTLMSYVAAATTRIRLSANVLNLPLRPPAVVARSAASLDLLSGGRVELGLGAGAFWDAIEANGGRRLSPGESLAALEEAIGVIREVWAVDHGGGVRADGRHYPVMGAKRGPAPAHDIDIWVGGLKPRMLRLIGRLADGWLPSLSYLPAGVGSLPAMNALIDEAAVAAGRDPRDVRRMLNLSGRSPSASGGPFEGRPERWAESIAALVVEHGVSSFILASDDPDELAYFGQEVAPAVRVLVAAERAVPAATRASAVGPVRAARVDGSTVFRTTPTPDPGARLTDHTLWDETVRPVAPQAPGGHVYTEHAQAVGAHLVEVHDHLRAELTQLREVIQQVNQGTLTAAQARGFLNELTLRQNNWAHGAYCASYCRLVTEHHRIEDRAVFPHLRDCDDDLVPVVDRLEQEHVVIHGVVEAVDQALVAYLADSSDFTGLQSAVDLLTDTLLSHLAYEEQQIIEPIARYGFYAGQV; encoded by the coding sequence GTGACTGACTACGGCCACTCGCTGCTCTTCGGCAGCTTCATCACCCCCTCGGCGCGGGCGCCGCAGGAGGTGGTGTCCCTGGCCCAGCTGTGCGAACGCGTCGGGCTCGACCTGGTGACCTTCCAGGATCACCCTTACCAGCCAGGCTTCCTGGACACCTGGACGCTGATGTCGTACGTCGCCGCTGCCACGACCCGGATCCGGTTGAGCGCCAACGTCTTGAACCTGCCGCTACGGCCTCCGGCCGTCGTGGCCCGAAGCGCCGCCAGCCTCGACCTCCTCAGCGGTGGCCGGGTGGAGCTGGGGCTCGGGGCTGGCGCGTTCTGGGACGCCATTGAGGCGAACGGGGGACGCCGGCTGAGCCCCGGGGAGTCGCTGGCGGCGCTCGAGGAGGCCATCGGGGTCATCCGCGAGGTGTGGGCCGTGGACCATGGAGGCGGCGTCCGGGCAGACGGCCGGCACTACCCGGTGATGGGTGCCAAGCGCGGGCCGGCACCTGCGCACGACATCGACATCTGGGTGGGCGGCTTGAAACCGCGGATGCTGCGGCTGATCGGCCGGCTGGCCGACGGATGGCTGCCGTCGCTGTCCTACCTGCCGGCCGGCGTCGGCAGCCTGCCCGCCATGAACGCCCTGATCGACGAGGCCGCGGTAGCGGCCGGACGAGACCCGCGCGATGTCCGCAGGATGCTGAACCTCTCGGGGCGCTCCCCGTCGGCGTCCGGCGGGCCGTTCGAGGGCCGCCCGGAACGGTGGGCCGAGTCGATCGCGGCGCTGGTCGTCGAGCATGGCGTCTCCAGCTTCATCTTGGCGAGCGACGACCCCGACGAGCTCGCGTACTTCGGGCAGGAGGTGGCACCCGCTGTGCGCGTGCTGGTCGCTGCGGAGCGAGCCGTCCCGGCCGCCACCAGGGCGAGTGCGGTGGGACCCGTGCGGGCCGCGCGCGTCGACGGATCCACGGTGTTCCGGACCACTCCCACCCCGGACCCCGGAGCCCGGCTGACTGACCACACTCTGTGGGACGAGACCGTTCGGCCGGTGGCGCCCCAGGCTCCAGGCGGGCACGTCTACACCGAACATGCCCAGGCCGTCGGCGCCCACCTGGTCGAGGTCCATGACCACCTGCGCGCCGAGCTGACCCAGCTGCGCGAGGTGATCCAGCAGGTGAACCAGGGCACTCTCACCGCGGCACAGGCCCGCGGCTTCCTCAACGAGCTGACCCTGCGCCAGAACAACTGGGCCCACGGGGCGTACTGCGCCTCGTACTGCCGCCTGGTGACCGAGCACCACCGCATCGAGGACCGGGCGGTCTTCCCGCACCTGCGCGACTGCGACGACGACCTGGTACCGGTGGTGGACCGGCTGGAGCAGGAGCACGTAGTCATCCACGGCGTCGTGGAGGCGGTCGACCAGGCGCTGGTGGCCTACCTCGCGGACTCCAGCGACTTCACCGGTCTGCAGTCCGCCGTCGACCTGCTCACGGACACCCTGTTGTCCCACCTGGCCTACGAGGAGCAGCAGATCATCGAACCGATCGCCCGGTACGGCTTCTACGCCGGGCAGGTCTAA